CCGTCCGTGCCGAGCGGGCCCGGTGCGGATCCGGCGTGCCGTGACCGCGGGTGGGCCCCTTGGCGGTCCGCACCAGCAGCCAGTTGTTCTCCCGGAACCGGGTGAGGGCGTACTCGCCGCGCAATTTCGTCCCGTGGAGGCGGAACGTGGCGTGCCCGCGCTCCAGGGACTCCGCGAAGTCGACGGGGTTCCCCTTGCGGTCGTGGCTGAGGGGCTCGTACGTGCCGTGGTCCCAGACGATCACGGTGCCGCCGCCGTACTCGCCCTCGGGGATCACGCCCTCGAACTCCTCGTACTCCAGCGGATGGTCCTCCGTCGGTACGGCGAGGCGCTTGTCCTTCGGGAGGTCGGAGGGGCCCTTCGGGACCGACCAGGACCTCAGCACGTCACCGACCTGGAGCCGGAAGTCGAAGTGCATCGTGCTCGCGTCGTGGATCTGCACGACGAACCGCGGCTCGCGGCCGACGGGCCCGTCCCGGCCCTCGGGCTCCCCGGTCCGACCGAAGTTCCGCTTGCCGTGGTAGTTCCGCAGACGCTCGTTCATGCTCCCCGAGTGCCCCTCCCGCGGTTCAGAACTCCTCGTGCACCTCCGGGTCCCCGCCGAGGCGCCGGTGCGCGCGGTCGGCGATCGCCGCCATCTCCGCCTCGGTCAGCTCGAAGCCGAAGACGTCGAGGTTCGCGCGCTGCCGGTCGCGGTCGCCGGACTTCGGGATCGGCAGGGCGCCGAGCTGGACGTGCCAGCGCAGGACCGCCTGACCGGGGGTGACCTCGTGCGCCCGGGCCACGGCGGTCACGGCCGGGTCGTCCAGCAGGTCCGAGCCCCGGCCCAGCGGGCTCCAGCTCTCGGTGACGACGCCCTTCTCGGCGTGGTAGGCGCGCAGCTCGTCCTGCGGGAAGAGGGGGTGCAGCTCGATCTGGTTGACGGACGGCAGGACCCCGGTCTCCTTCTCCAGACGCTCGATGTGGGCGACCGTGAAGTTGGAGACCCCGATCGACCGTACGAGACCGTCCTCACGGAGCTTGATCATGGCCCGCCACGAGTCGACGTACTTGTCGACGCGGGGGAGCGGCCAGTGGATCAGGAACAGGTCCACGTACGCCAGGCCCAGCCGGGCGCGGGACTCCTCGAAGGACGCCAGGGTCTCCTCGTAGCCGT
Above is a window of Streptomyces griseorubiginosus DNA encoding:
- a CDS encoding DNA polymerase ligase N-terminal domain-containing protein, with amino-acid sequence MNERLRNYHGKRNFGRTGEPEGRDGPVGREPRFVVQIHDASTMHFDFRLQVGDVLRSWSVPKGPSDLPKDKRLAVPTEDHPLEYEEFEGVIPEGEYGGGTVIVWDHGTYEPLSHDRKGNPVDFAESLERGHATFRLHGTKLRGEYALTRFRENNWLLVRTAKGPTRGHGTPDPHRARSARTGRTLAQVAVLDAER
- a CDS encoding aldo/keto reductase, coding for MISIPTHTLNDGTTVPAVGLGTWPMDDAEAERAVGTALESGYRLVDTATNYRNETGVGRGVAGSGVPREEIVVTTKLPGRHHGYEETLASFEESRARLGLAYVDLFLIHWPLPRVDKYVDSWRAMIKLREDGLVRSIGVSNFTVAHIERLEKETGVLPSVNQIELHPLFPQDELRAYHAEKGVVTESWSPLGRGSDLLDDPAVTAVARAHEVTPGQAVLRWHVQLGALPIPKSGDRDRQRANLDVFGFELTEAEMAAIADRAHRRLGGDPEVHEEF